The stretch of DNA GGCGACGGCGTTCGTGGCGACCATGCCCGTGCCGGCGTCACCCTCGGGCGGGCAGAACGGGACGCCGGGCTCCAGCGTGCCGGTCGGATCGAGCCACGCGGCGCCCTCGGGGGTGAGTGCGCCGGCGTCCTCGCCCGCGACGAGCACCTCGGGCAGCAGGGCGCGGAGGTCGGGGACGTGCTCGCCGAGCAGCTCCTGCGTCGTGGCGAGCATGGCTGCGTCGTAGTCGCGGCGACCGGGCTCCCCCGGCCCGCTGTCGACCGGCCCGGACTCGATCGGGAACATGCCGCTCGCGTCGCCGACACCAAGGACGTCACGGCCCGTGAGCATGCGGTGCACGTACCCCGCCAGGGTCGTGATCCCGGCGAGCTGTGCGACGTGCGGCTCCTCGTCGAGCACGGCCTGCACCAGGTGCGCGATCGACCAGCGCTGCGGCACGTTGAAGTCGAGGGCCGCGCTGAGCCGCTCGGCCGCGGGGCCGGTCGAGGTGTTGCGCCAGGTGCGGAACGGGACGAGGAGCTCGCCGTCCGCATCGAACGCCAGGTAGCCGTGCATCATCGCCGAGACGCCGGCCGCGCGGAAGGTCGTCGGGCGGACGCCGTACTGCCGTTCGACGTCGGCGACCAGGTCGGCGTAGGCCGCGCGGACCCCCGTCTCGACGGCGATCAGCGGGTAGGTCCACCGGCCGTCGACGTACTCGTTCTCCCACTCGTGGGAGCCGCTCGCGATCGGGCGGAGCTGCTCGTCGACGAGCACGGCCTTGATGCGGGTGGAACCCAGCTCGATGCCGAGGGTCGTGCGGCCGCCCTCGACCTGCTGTCGGCGGTCGTCGCTCATGTGTCCTCCCGAGACCTCGTCGTCCTGCGTGAGCGCTCACATCCTGGCACGTGAGCGCTCACGCGTGCAACGCACCGGCGCGCCGCCGTCCCGGGCCCCCGCCGCGTCGACCCGCCCAACCCCGCCTGGCGGTGCCGAGCGGGCACGATCTGTCACGCTCGATGCCCATGGCCGACGCATCTCACCCGCTCGACGGCACGCACGCGGCACGTCCTGCCCGCTCGGAATGGCGGCCCACCGCGCTCGCGGGCAGCTTCTCGTCGCAGGACATGCCGCTCGACTTCCCCGCGAACGGCATGTCGTGCGACCGGAGCATCTCCGGGCGGCAAGTCGTGCGACGAGGACACGCCCGCAGCGCCCGGCCTGCTCGACACCCGCGCAGGTGTCGTTGCGGCGGAGCACCGAAGGCGCGCGTCCCGATGCCACGACACGCCGTCGGTGATCGTCCTCGTCGCAGGACGTGCCGTTGCGGGCGGAACTGAGCGGCAGGTCGTGCGCCGAGAACGCCAGCGCAGCCGCGCAGCAGCGCAGCCGGGCTACGCGCCGATGGTGCTCCCGCGGACGACGAGCCACGGGGTCACGGCCGTCGACGCCGGGGTCCCGCCCGCCACGAGCTCGAGCAGCGCCCGCCCCGCGATCCGCCCGAGTTCGTCGAGCCGCATGTCGACGGTGGTCAGCGGCGGCCGTGACGCGAGCGCCACCACGTCCCAGTCGTCGTACCCGGTGACGGCGACGTCACCCGGCACCGTCCGTCCGGTCTCACGCAGCCGGTCGCACACACCCCGGGCGATCTGGTCGTTCCCGCACAGCACCGCGTCGACCGCCGACGACGACCGGTCGAGCAGGTCCACGGCCCGACGCCCCCACCGCTCGGACCACTCGCCGTGCATCGCAGCGCCCACCATCCGGTCCCCGAGCTCCGCCGCGGCCCCTCGTGCGCGCTCGACCGCCGAGCGGGCGTCCTCCGGCCCGGTGACCACGGCCACCCGCCGGCGTCCGAGTCCGAGCAGGTGCGCGGCGGCCGCAGCGGCACCGGCGGCGTCGTCGAGGGTGATCGACACGTCGGACGGGTCGGTCGACGGCGTCAACGCGTAGACGACCGGGACCGGCAGTGGGACCTCGACGGGCGGGCGCGCATCGGCGGACCGACCCGTGACGACGATGCCGTCCACGCCCCGGGCGACGAGCGTGCGGAGGTAGTGGGCCTCGCGGACGTGGTCGTCGC from Curtobacterium sp. SGAir0471 encodes:
- a CDS encoding LacI family DNA-binding transcriptional regulator, which gives rise to MPVEPRSRSVRITDVAALAGVSIGTASKALNDTGQLRDETRRRVKDAADKLGFVGDARARALSSGRTFTVGMITTDSFGRFTMPVLLGAEDALSAGEMMVLVGDTRDDHVREAHYLRTLVARGVDGIVVTGRSADARPPVEVPLPVPVVYALTPSTDPSDVSITLDDAAGAAAAAAHLLGLGRRRVAVVTGPEDARSAVERARGAAAELGDRMVGAAMHGEWSERWGRRAVDLLDRSSSAVDAVLCGNDQIARGVCDRLRETGRTVPGDVAVTGYDDWDVVALASRPPLTTVDMRLDELGRIAGRALLELVAGGTPASTAVTPWLVVRGSTIGA